The genomic region CGGTAAGCTAAATGTTATGGTAACTGTAAGGTATGAGGACTTGAGCCGTGAAAAACAAAGGACAAGAAATTAAGAAGGATTGCTCTCTGCATTCAAATGCTGGTTTCGCTTTTATCTATTGCAATTTGGAATCTCCAGTATAACCGATGTCTTCATTTTTATCCAGGATCAATGTGATATCTGGCCGATGCATTATTATTACTTTCAGTATGATTATTTCGGTTTTATTGTGGTTTTAGACTCTAGCCATATGTTGTTCTAGCTAGTCTCCAGAAGTTAAAGCTTGGCATCAGGTTTGCTCTACCTTATGTTAGACTTACGTTATTGGTTAAGCATATACGGTGGTTCACCTGTGTTTCTGTTATCATTTCTGACAATCAACTAGCATCATAACAGAGGACCCTTGATGGTCTCTGCGTACCATTTTGAAGGACTGCCTATGATGAGATATTGATACTATTTGAATCATTTGAAATTAATTCTTAGTAGTAATACTCTCAAATTCCCAACGGGTAAGTTTATCTTTGTCAAATGTTTCAGATTCAGATTCTGCACATTTTGTTCTTCTTATATTGATATCCACAACTACCAACATACTCAAATGGGTTGAATTCAATTTCATTCTATTTGGAGATTTTTCCTCATATTTTGTTCTTGACCCATGTATGTAACAATTGCAATGATACAAAACCAGGGAGAGTAAAGTTTCTCAGTTCAAATTTGGAAGTAACGGTCTAAAGTTGGAAAACAAAACCATATATGTGACTTCACTACGCAAGTTCACAGCTTTTTCAGCTGTTTTACTAGTTAAATATGCAAACTTTTATCCTAATATATCTTGTTGGTTGCAGCAGTTTTTAGTTGGGAATTGCTGTGTCCATGTTGACATTCTTTGATCTCCCTGAAGATGTTGTGGTGAAGATTCTGTGTAAGTTGCCGGCAACGGCGGAGGCAGCTAAGGACGAGTGGGGGCCCGTGCCCCCAATAAAATTTAGACAAATGATCGGTTTGATGTGTTTGTGCCCCCACAAGATTGCTCCCAACAACAAAAAATGTGGTGAAGTCCTCCTAACAGCCTTACGATTTGGATATTTTAATTTTAAGTCAGAGAATTTCTAATGTGTTGGCACAACAATAGCCACATTTTAGAATAAAAAAATTATTTATTTTGACCATACATTAATCATTAGTTATTTTATGTTTGATTTTTTTTTTTTTTGCCACCATAGGTAAATCTCTTCTCCCTCCGTCACTGGTTGCAGGTGAAATTTTCGATCCAGTTCTGATATCGCCCCAAAAGTATATGCAATTGCTAGTTAAGAAGTAACAATATTTCTCCAATTCTGATCAGTAAAGTGAAGAAGAGAAGCCATACCTCTGTGCCTGTGTTTGCCATAACAAGAGCCTAGAGGCAGTAGTTCTCCGCCACTGTTTTGATCTTGTTTGGTTACTGGGCTAAGCCCAAACCCCAAAGCCCAAATATACTGAATCAGTGAGTTAATATCTCCCAAACCCTCAAGTTCAGCTCTCACACTCCAGCCGGAACTCCTAGCTCGCTTCTTCATCTACAGCCTCCCATATCGGGTAAGTTTTTCTTTGTCTCCAGATTCTGCTCATATTTCGCTGTTGATCACATACATAGATTGGTGTGAGGACTTGAGCCGTGAAAATAAAGAACCATTTTTTATCAATCTCAATGTCGTCCAAGGAGGGAGAAGTGGTGGTTTTCGATCTCCCTGAAGACATTGTACTCAACATTCTGTGCCGGTTGCCGGTGAAATCTCTGATCAGGTTCACTTGTGTCTCGAAACGGTGGCTTTCGATCATCATCTCTGACTCTCAGTTTGCCAGAACCACTTTTCAGCTTGCATCTCAGAATAGAACCCTCCGTCAACGACTCCTCCTCTGCACCAACCCTGATCATGAAGATAATGGTCCCCCTAGATTTCAATGTCTAGGAAATTTGCGCGTGCCTCGTTTCGGCGGAAACTCAATGGTCCAAAGTCTCAGCCTAACGCCGGAGGTCGAAACCGCAAGGGTAATGCTGGCCTCTTGCAACGGTTTGGTGGTTCTAGGCCAAAGACTGCGTAGCTTTTTCACGAATTTGTCACTGTGGAACCCATCAACTGGATTTCATCGCAAAATACCTAGTCCAGTGTTTTCGATGAAAGAAGGAACAAACAGTAGCTCTGTGGCTTATGGTTTTGGTCATGTCATGGCCACTGATGAGTACAAACTTGTTTTCTTTGAACTCTTAGATCTTGCAGTGCACATATTTTCAACCCGGGATATGTCATGGAAAGTTATCAGAGCTCCTCACTCGTCGTTCCCTGGATATGGCATGTCTATATTTACTCCTCGTTCATCAGTCCCGGAATATAATGGCGTGCCTCTTTTAGTTTCGAATGGAGCATGTCATTGGGTCAGGAATTGGGTTCCGGAACCAGCTATCTATGCTTTTGATCTGGCAGAGGAGGAGTTCAGCAAATTGTCATTGCCTCTTGCTTTGATGCCAGAATTACCAAATGGCTTGTATGCGAGACAGATATATACTCAGGTTCTCAGAGAAGGATGCCTTTGTGTATGGACTTGGAACTGTTATGGATATGCTGAATTCTGGGAGATGAAAGAGTATGGGGTCCCTGAATCTTGGGTTAAACTGTTTCATTTCAGTGTGCGCGATTTACCAGATATTTTTGTCTCAACAATTGGTTGGACTCCTGTTCTGGTCACAGAAGGCGGTACAGTTGTGTTCGACCTCTATGACAAGAAGTTCTATGGCGACAGAGAGTTGGTGAGAGTTAAATGTCATAGAGAAGATAAGCCTGTCTGTAGCGGCCGGTGTAAGATTGAGGGTGCAATAGAGGGTTTGGCTGAATATGCTGTGATGGTATATGATGAAACTCTACTTTCTGTGTAACTAAATGTTATAGCACAAGGCATGATGACTTGAGCCGTGAAGAACTAAGAAGCAGAAACGCATAGGGATTGGCCCTCTGCATTCAAATGCTGGTTCTTCACATTTGATCCATGTTTAACTGACGATCAATCTATTTTTGTCTTTTTGTTTCTCTTGATGTGTTTTCTGGACGATGCATTATGATTAACTTTCAGTATGAAGACTTTGGTGTTATGGTTGTTTTAGACTCTAGCCATATGTTGTTTTAGTGCAGACATCAAGTCAAGCTTATTATTCTCCTTATACCGGATTCGGACTGATTGAATGTGATTTTTTCTGGTTGCATTTGTCTATATATATCTGAGTTTGATTAGTGTTCATTTCATGATATTTGCTACAGCATATATCAAGCATATGCATTTTGCCCGCCTCAGTTATTACTACGTTTTTCTGTAGTTCCCTGATTTGTTTAGATTCGAATGTTCAAACTAGAGTGCATATGTATGAAATCCTACTCGTTCCATCTTTCTGTACCCAGAAACTTGACAATGGATCGAAGAAGCCTTCAGTCCATTGTAAAGTCCACTGGGGATGGTTTGTTCTATCCATTGTTTTGTTTTTTTTTCTTTTTTTGAAAGGAGGGCTGGTGCGGCTGCCTTCAAGTCTTAATTAATGAAATTGTCGAATACAAGTGGCTGCCCTCTAATTCAATTTGCTAACCTTTTTTGTTATGCGAGATTCATTACTGTTTAATATGCTGAAGTTCTGAGTTGGGTCGTCTTTACTCTTTAGTTCAAACCAGAATTTCCTTCCCATGCCATCAAACCACTCTCATTAGTAACATCATGTTAGTGCAGGGAGCCAGGGATACAGTTTCATCTCAGGTTCTGCACACTTGGGTGGTGCCAAAGTTGCAGCCACAATTTGCGCACGACTTCGAGAGGGGCTTCGTTTAGTTTGAATGGCTCTGCAGCTTAGGCTTCATTTTAAAGATATTCTGAGTAGGAAACTAAGATATTCCACTTGACCTTTACCTTTGGTGTTCATGGTTCCTATGAAAGAGAACTCAGATACTTAATTTGACCTTGACTAATGAAGGTCCTTACCTATATATAGGAGACATGAAGATAGAAAATGGTAGGCAAAATCATAGGATGCAAAGCAATGAAGGTTAACAAAACTTCAGTCTTCAGATTCATTGATATTGTTTTGAACTTTTGATACAAACTCAACAAAGCATGAACATTGTTGCAATAATCGATCTATAGAGTTGTACTGTTAACGCATACATAATGACAGTACAATGCATCAGAATTATTATTTTTTTAACTAATTAGAGGATTAGGCGACCCATTTGGGGCAACAATAAATTCAGATGTTTCAGAAGCTCCGAGTTTACTTCTTATTTCAGAAGCTCCAAGTTTACTTCTTATTTCACAAGTACAATAATATAGTCGCAAGTTACAGAACTGGTATTACTCTGGTTTACCAGCAAGGACGCGACGCCGTTTCAGGTTGGAGGGGACAACTCCGAATCCCCTGGACTCCATGATAAGCATCTTTAAAGAAATTTTTAGTAGATAATCCGTCTGCAAAGAGAGATTCGCACAAAACTAAGATTATAGATGAAGCTATAACACATTTCAATACAAAGAGGGAGTTGTAAAACAAACAGTAGCACAACATGCTAGTGAAATACATATCATAAAGTGTATGTAGCATATAACTATAAAAACCCAAAGAGTCATGGAAGTACCCGGCTTGATGCATTAGCATACACCCTTTCCTCAAACCATGCAGCAATTGCATATAGTTCATGTAACCCCTCCAGGCCTGCGAAGGGGAGATGCCTCTTCAACGTATCAAATCTTTACATGCAATACATGTAGCAAGTCAGTGACCATGTAGAAATCCGGCCAGTTGATTCAATACTGATATATGATTCAATGTTAGTATTTTCAATACATCCGGCCAGTTGAATATTGATCTGTAGTTCTGTACAAACAATATGAATCATCTGATTTTATCATACAATTACTCGTTTTCTGCTATAAATCCATTATATCCCGCAAGCTGCACTCTTTCGGTTAGTGCCTTAGTGATTGAGCTAGATTGCCATGTTCAACAAACTATGACACAACAGTCTCTGATACAAAAAGCTACTGGAAGAGAACCATCTCCTACTAGTATTGGAACTTCCCACATACACACTCTTATGGGATGAACCAAGTAACATACTTTTAGAAAAACAGATGCCCTTCAAAACCTAGTTTGCCGTTGTTCATGACACAAAGAGAGTTAAAATGTAGAAAAAGAAACAGAACAAGTGTTATGTATATCTATACATTAGACTGATTAGAGTGCTCTTATGTTTATTAAGATGAAAATTTAGGATCCTCAGAGCTATGGAAATACAAGGGTTGTAAGCAGCAGAATGAATACTTTTCTCAAATTTTCGTCTAATTCCTCTTCATATCAGATAAATTGAGATGCCTAATCAGTACATCCAATCATTACATGTTATAAGTAAATGATCATCAAGCTATACATTGAAAAACTTAAAACAGCAAGATAAATTCTTAGTAAACAATGTACATATTTTTTATTTTCTTACATTCCAAACATACTTACATCTTGTTGACAATTCTTTGCCTTGCATCTGGCATTAAGTACATCCTCCAATCGCCGGCGTCATTCAAGGCTTCTGCAGCCTGTGGAGGCCTCTGATCACTGTTGATTTCAGCATCAAGGACATGATGCCGTTCCTGGTTGGACGGGGGACTGGTTGCTGCGTTCTTGGCCTCCATGGTAAGCATCTTAATAGAAATACGTCGTAGATAATCCGACTAGAAAAAAAAAAAAAAAAAAAAAAAAACTAAAAGATTGTATAACGGAAACAATAGTACGCCATTAATACAAGGAGAGTTGAATAATAAACAGGAGCACACTATACAAGCGAAATACATATCACAATGAATAAGTAGCATACAGTTTATTGTGAACCGAAGAGTCATGGAAGTACCTGGCTTGATGCAGCAGCATATACCTTTTCCTCAAACCTTGCAGCAATTCTATGTGGTTCATGTAACCCCTCTTGGCCTGAGAAGGGGAGATGCCTCTTCAACGTATCAATTCTTTACATGCAATACATGTAGCAAAGGGTTATATATATCTTCACATTAGAGTGCTCTTATGTTTAACATGAAAATTTAGCATTTTCTTTTTTCTTTTTTCTTTTTTGAGAACGACATGAAAATTTAGCTTGGATCCTAAGAGCTATGGAAATACAAGGGCTGTAAGCAGCAGAATGAATCTTTTTCTCAATTTTTCGTCTAATTCCTCTTCATATCATAGAAACTGAGATGCCTAATCAATACATCCAATCATTACATGTTATAAGTTAATGATCATCAAGGTATAGAAATACTTAAACAGAAATGATAAATTCTTAGTAAACAATGTATTTATTATTTTCTTACATTCCAAACATACTTACATCTTGTTGACAATTCTTTGCCTTGCATCTGGCATTAAGTACAGCCTCCAATCGCCGGCTACATTCGAGGCTTCTCCAGCCTGTGAAGGCCTCTGATCACTGTTGATATTGGCATCCATCCAAATCTAAAAAACAAAACTACCAAAGATGAATTTCAAAACCAGATAAAAACTCCAAGAATAATCAGAACCAAGAGTAAATCAAATCATCTCGATACTTAATTGGATCATCATGACTGATATTGTTACGTAAGATAGTGTGAGGAAGATCCGAAGATACAGGTTGACTGACTCAAAGGATGACTTATAGAATTGTGCTGTGGAGTTTACTATCTTCTTGGTCACCTTTATAGAAAATGAACCAGCATTTTTTTTAACCAATTCTATTATCATAGAATGAGCGTAGGATTATTGGATTATACAAGGATTACTTACCTTTTGGCACAAGGATTGTATTTATATCATTCTCAACAAGTTAGCAATTTTTTCGCTATATAAATAGTGTTATATGGAAAACCCTAAAGGCTATATATATATATATATATATATATATATATCGTTGCAGTGAACCTACGCCTGTGTTTTTTTCGATCTCAATGACGACTAAGGAGGCGGAAGTGGTGGTTTTCGATCTCCCTGAAGATATTGCAGTCAACATTCTGCGCCGGTTGCCGGTCAAATCTTTGATCAGGTTCACTTGCGTCTCGAAACGGTGGCGTTCTATTATCCTCTCCGACTCTCAGTTGGCCAGTATTAGTTCCACTTTTCACCTTACATCTCATCAGACCAGAACCCTCCGTCGTCAACGACTCCTCCTCTGCAGTGTTGGAGATAATAATCGTCCCTCTAGATTTCATTGTCTAGGAAACTTGCGCGCGCCTCGTTTCGGAGGGAACTCATTGCTCCAAAGCCTCACCCTCCCGCCGGAGGTCGAAACCGCAAGGGTAATGCTAGCCTCTTATAATGGTTTGGTGGTTTTAGGTGAACGATCACATGGATTCTTCATTAACTTGTCGATGTGGAACCCATCAACTGGATTCTTCCGCAAGATTCCTAGTCCAGTGTTTTCGATGAGAGAGGGAAGAAAAAACAGTAGCTCTGTGGCTTGTGGTTTTGGTCATGTTATGGCCACTGATGAGTACAAACTTGTTTTCTTTGAACCGTTGGATCTTGCAGTGCACATATTTTCAACCAGGGATAGCTCATGGAAAGTTATCGGAGCTCCTGACTCGTCGTTCCCTGGATATGGCATGTCTATATTTACTCCTCGTTCATCATTCCCGGAATATAATGGCGTGCCTCTTTTAGTTTCGAATGGAGCATGTCATTGGGTCAGGAATTGGGTTCCGGAACCAGCTATCTATGCTTTTGATTTGGCAGAGGAGGAGTTCCGCAAATTGCCATTGCCTCTTGCTTTGATGCCAGAATTACCAAATGGCTTATATGCGAGACAGATATATACTCAGGTTCTCAGAGAAGGATGCCTTTGTGTATGGACTTGGAACTGTTATGGATATGCTGAATTCTGGGAGATGAAAGAGTATGGGGTCCCTGAATCTTGGGTTAAACTGTTTCATTTCAGTGTGTTCGATTTACCAGATATTTTTGTCTCAACAATTGGTTGGACTCCTGTTCTGGTCACAGAAGGCGGTACAGTTGTGTTCGACCTCTATGGCAAGAAGTTCTATGGCGACAGAGAGTTGGTGAGAGTTAAATGTCATAGAGAAGAAAAGCCTGTCTGTAGCGGCCGGTGTAAGATTGAGGGTGTAATAGAGGGTTTGGCTGAATATGCTGTGATGGTATATGATGAAACTCTACTTTCTGTATAACTAAATGTTATAGCACAAGGCATGAGGACTTGAGCCGTGAAGAACTAAGAAGCAGAAATGCATAAGGATTGGCCCTCTGCATTCAAATGCTGGTTCTTCACATTTGATCCATGTTTAACTGAGGATCAATATTCTATTTTTGTCTTTTTGTTTCTCTCGATGTGTTTTCTGGACGATGCATTATGATTAACTTTCAGTATGAAGAGTTGAAGACTTCGGTGTTATGGTTGTTTTAGACTCTAGCCATATGTTGTTCTAGTGCAGACATCAAGTCAAGCTTAATTATTTTCCTTATACCGGATTTCAGACTGACTGAATGTGATTTTTTCTGGTTGCATTTGTCTATATATATCTGAGTTTGATTAGTGTTCATTTCATGATATTTACTACAGCATATATCAAGCATATGCATTTAGCCCGCCTAAGTTATTACTACGTTTCTTTGTAGTTCCCTGATTTGTTTAGATTCGAATGTTCGTACCAGAGTGCATATGTATGAAATCCTACTCATTCCATCTTTCTGCAGCCAGAAACTTGACAATGGATCGAACAAGCCTTCAATCTATTGTAAAGTTCACTGGGGACGGCTGGTTCTATCCATTGTTGAGTCCACTATTTCCAGATTCATTCTCCTCCATTGTCAAGGCTTTGTAGGTTGAGAATGAAAATGGTTGAGGGTAGCGTCAAAACTTCGTTTCTTGACCTTTTCTGTTAGTCTGCGATCTGATTTCAAGCTGTTGATATGGAGAAAGTAGAATTGCTCATGATGCTTTTCTTCTCTCACCTCTAGTGTATTCAACCCAGTTAGCTTATATCTTTACATCATTATAAATTGCAAGTTAATACTTTTATAGGGATATGGCCAATTGAAGTTTGTTCTTATATTTCTATTACTTGCTGGCAATTTAGCCTTTTGATTCCCATGTTTTGTTTTCAAGTTGTTGGCCCTTATTTAGTCTGAGATTAAGAAGTTGGTTCATTTCAAGTGTAGAAGTTGAAGCTCTGCCTTCTAATATCAAGCGGCTGCTCACTAATTCAATCTGCAACCTTTTTTGTAATGCTAGATTCATTACTGTTTAATGCTAAAGTTCATGAGTTGGGTCTTTACTCTTTAGTTCAAACCAGAATTTCCTTCCCATGCCATCAAACCACTCTCATTAGTAACATCATGTTAGTGCAGCGAGCCAGGGATACAGTTTCATCTCAGGATCTGCACACTTGGGTGGCGCCAAGGTTGCAGCCACAATTTGCGCACGACTTAGAGAGGGGCTTCGTTTAGGTTGAATGGCTCTGCAGCTTAGGCTTCATTTTTAGATGTTCTGAGTAGGAAACAAAGATATTCCACTTGACCTTTACCTTTGGTGTTCTAGGTCCCCATGAAAGAGAACTCAGATATTCAAATTGACCTTGACCAATGAAGGTCATTACCTATATATACAGGCCGGATGTGAAGCGGACGTCCGCACTCGGCTTAAAGTGCGGACCTCCATCCGTTCTCCACCATCCGGCGCCGGTGACGGCGCGCCTCCACCCCAGAACACTCCAGCAGCGTTCTCGACCACTTTCCCTCCGCGGCGAGTCCGTTCTTTTTCAGTTTTCCGGCGAGATCACCCAAAACTTCAAACAAGATCAATNNNNNNNNNNNNNNNNNNNNNNNNNNNNNNNNNNNNNNNNNNNNNNNNNNNNNNNNNNNNNNNNNNNNNNNNNNNNNNNNNNNNNNNNNNNNNNNNNNNNNNNNNNNNNNNNNNNNNNNNNNNNNNNNNNNNNNNNNNNNNNNNNNNNNNNNNNNNNNNNNNNNNNNNNNNNNNNNNNNNNNNNNNNNNNNNNNNNNNNNNNNNNNNNNNNNNNNNNNNNNNNNNNNNNNNNNNNNNNNNNNNNNNNNNNNNNNNNNNNNNNNNNNNNNNNNNNNNNNNNNNNNNNNNNNNNNNNNNNNNNNNNNNNNNNNNNNNNNNNNNNNNNNNNNNNNNNNNNNNNNNNNNNNNNNNNNNNNNNNNNNNNNNNNNNNNNNNNNNNNNNNNNNNNNNNNNNNNNNNNNNNNNNNNNNNNNNNNNNNNNNNNNNNNNNNNNNNNNNNNNNNNNNNNNNNNNNNNNNNNNNNNNNNNNNNNNNNNNNNNNNNNNNNNNNNNNNNNNNNNNNNNNNNNNNNNNNNNNNNNNNNNNNNNNNNNNNNNNNNNNNNNNNNNNNNNNNNNNNNNNNNNNNNNNNNNNNNNNNNNNNNNNNNNNNNNNNNNNNNNNNNNNNNNNNNNNNNNNNNNNNNNNNNNNNNNNNNNNNNNNNNNNNNNNNNNNNNNNNNNNNNNNNNNNNNNNNNNNNNNNNNNNNNNNNNGTCGGTTCTCCACCCTCCGGCGCCGGCGACGGCGCGCCTCCACCCCAGAACACTCCAGCAGCGTCCTCGACCACTTTCCCTCCTCGACGAGTCTGTTTCTTTCCAATTTCCGGTGAGATCGACTTTGTTTGAAGTTTTAGGTGATCTCGCCGGAAAACTGGAAAAAAACGGACTCGCCGGGGAGGGAAAGTGGTCGGGGATGCTGCTGAAGTGTTCTGGGGTGGAGGCGCGCCGTCGTCAGCACCGGAGGGTGGAGAACGGAAGGACGTCCGCATTTTAAGCCGAGTGCGGACGTCCACTTCACATCCGGCCTATATATATATATATATATATGTCACACCCAAATTTCGAAGGATAATTTTCAAAAATTTTGGCATGATATATCTTAAAATATTATAATCCCATAACCTGATTCAACAACAAACTTCACAGGAAACTAAAAATTCAATGCGGAAATGTAATTCATACAACTTAACATTGAGTTAAATATTACATTTCCTTGTTTATATAAACTTGAAAGTCAAGAAAATGAAACATTCACATGAGTTTAAAACTGTCTAACCCAAATATAAAAATATACAGAGTACAGCAAAACCCAACAAAAAACCCTGCCACTAAGCCTCCGCCTCAACCCTGCTAATCCTCACTTGCAGGTCTAACCCCTACATCAAGAACTGATGCACCGGGTTGTAAACAACAAACCCGGTAAGCTAAAAAGCCCGTATGAGTAATTCTCAAAATAACACAACACCTCCAACAACCCATTATAACACAAGAACAAATATATCAATAATTAAGTCCACAAATCCAACACATTTGCAATTAACATGTACCCATGAGTACGTCCTAGGTATTAATAAATACCCCTCATGACCTACAACAACAAACTGTGTTCCCATGGGTCCCAGATACCATACGGTATCTCCCATGACCTACATTGACAGACGGACTAGAGATCTATTTCTAACCGCAACCAATTACCCGGCCAAAGGCTTGGAACCCGGTTTGACTGTCTAATATCAAATACAAAAATGATAAATAACATTTTAACCGCAACCAATCACCCAAATATGGGCTTGGAACCCGGTTTGGCTATTTATCCAACAATCATAATATCACAACATTATCCTCAACAACACAATATCACATCATAAATTATATCTTTCCACATGGATATATTTACATGAGAAAAAATATAGATTTTCCACAAGAATAATCTATCAATAATCAATAAAATTATGATCACATGAATCTCAAAATAGCATATAAAGAAAATTTGTTTTATCTTACCTATGAGCCGTTGGCGATCAAGCTCATATATTTTTTTAAAACAATTAAAAGCATATTATTAAATCCAACATCATCATCATCATCATTATCATATGACCATAATAACATTAGGTTCAAAAGTGAACATTGGTGAGATTTACTCACCTATTATCCTGCTGCAATTTCCACAAGACGGCAATTGCAAGTTAAAACATAATTTCACAAATCACCTAAAATCACACAATTAAAACCTTAGTTGTCAAGACCCATCCTGAATTTCACCCTGAAACCCGAAGTAAATCCTGCGGGGACCACCTCCAAGAAAAGTTTACCGAAAAATTCGGCATAACCTCCCTTGAAAATGGACAACCCTTCCTAATAATACCTGCATACACTTCAAAAGAATCCATTTATAATCCTCTACTCTTGGAGCCTTCGTGCTCCCCAAATCACAACACCACCCAAAATTTACTAATCTAAACAAATCTCATATCCAACCATTTATAGGTTCAGAGCAACTCTAACAGGAAGAAAGGAAACAAAATAAATTAACAAGCGGAAGCTATATGATGACTATGCCTCATCTCCAGGTACGCCCGACCTCAACTAAGCTAACCTGAAAGCTGGGCATTTTTAAAATGAAGGGCCCAGGGGAAAACATTTGAAACACGTTAGAGTGAGTGGACAAAAACATAAATTTAATGAAAATATTTATGCTTTCCCAATTACATTTCCATAGAAAATATGCTGCATGCGACAGACTCAAAAACGCTCAAACACAAAAACTGGCAATTTCATGACTAGCTCCGGCCAATCTCCAAAGCTCAAAAATATACAGCCTCTCAGGCTAAAATAAAATATATATGTATTACACTCGTCATATCCCTTGTATGAATTTTCTTGAAACAACCAAGACAAATAGAAAATTCACACAAGGCTACGACGCTTGCGTCTAACGCTCACATCGCACCATAATGACATTTTACCTCATTATGGTGGAAAAGACGGTGTATAAATATATACGCGCATATCGCCTATATAAATTATTATATTTATATAGGGCTACGACGATTGCGTCTAACGCTCACGTCGCACCATAATAGAATTTTTACCTCAGTATGGTGGAAAAGCACGTATAGCTAGCTAGCATTCCTTCATATACATATTATTCTCATAATCATCCAAATATGGATATATATATATATATATATATACATACTCACCGAAAATCTCATTTTCGGTAACTCTTCAAAAATAATAAAAATCGCCAATTGCAAAAGAAGCAATAAATATATGGCTACACTGAAAATCTCATTTCCGGTAACTTTCCAAATAGCGAAGTTAACAAAATAAAATAAGAGCATTTACTTCCAAAAATAACTTCGCGAAATAAACAATTCCACAAATTGATATTCAATAAAATCATTCATTTAAAATGAAATCACCGCATGCTTATAATTTAAAACGAACGTCCACTCACAACTTTAGGCCTAAGCCTGACGTCAATCCGAGGTCTCTCCAATTCGAGCCTCCTCACTTCCTGTTCCAAATAATTATTAAGCCTCCAAACTAGGATAAAACTTTTATAAAATTTCTGAAATAAAATAGAGCCTATAATTTCATCTCTCTTGCCCAACTTCTCCATTTTTAATCTAGCAAGACTCACATCACTCCGCACTTACCGAAAGCCATAATTTAACTTTTTTAGACTTTAAACCTGCTAAACCAACTGCCGAAATTCCAATTTAATAACCACCACAAACCTTAACCAATGAAAAATCCCAAACCTTATCAAAACTCGTCCAAAAATTCCAAATTATACTTCATTAAACTTCTCTCATGAAAATAAACCCAAAAACATGAAAAAAACTGCCCCTAAGGGGCGGCGGCCGGTAGCCGGATTCCGGCGAACCCCAATGCTTCTCAAAATTTAGCACAACACTCCTCTCAACACACACAACAACTTCCTTAACTAACACAAAGTCCATTTCTAAGGCTA from Fragaria vesca subsp. vesca linkage group LG3, FraVesHawaii_1.0, whole genome shotgun sequence harbors:
- the LOC101296083 gene encoding F-box protein CPR30-like — its product is MTTKEAEVVVFDLPEDIAVNILRRLPVKSLIRFTCVSKRWRSIILSDSQLASISSTFHLTSHQTRTLRRQRLLLCSVGDNNRPSRFHCLGNLRAPRFGGNSLLQSLTLPPEVETARVMLASYNGLVVLGERSHGFFINLSMWNPSTGFFRKIPSPVFSMREGRKNSSSVACGFGHVMATDEYKLVFFEPLDLAVHIFSTRDSSWKVIGAPDSSFPGYGMSIFTPRSSFPEYNGVPLLVSNGACHWVRNWVPEPAIYAFDLAEEEFRKLPLPLALMPELPNGLYARQIYTQVLREGCLCVWTWNCYGYAEFWEMKEYGVPESWVKLFHFSVFDLPDIFVSTIGWTPVLVTEGGTVVFDLYGKKFYGDRELVRVKCHREEKPVCSGRCKIEGVIEGLAEYAVMVYDETLLSV
- the LOC101295795 gene encoding F-box protein CPR30-like translates to MSSKEGEVVVFDLPEDIVLNILCRLPVKSLIRFTCVSKRWLSIIISDSQFARTTFQLASQNRTLRQRLLLCTNPDHEDNGPPRFQCLGNLRVPRFGGNSMVQSLSLTPEVETARVMLASCNGLVVLGQRLRSFFTNLSLWNPSTGFHRKIPSPVFSMKEGTNSSSVAYGFGHVMATDEYKLVFFELLDLAVHIFSTRDMSWKVIRAPHSSFPGYGMSIFTPRSSVPEYNGVPLLVSNGACHWVRNWVPEPAIYAFDLAEEEFSKLSLPLALMPELPNGLYARQIYTQVLREGCLCVWTWNCYGYAEFWEMKEYGVPESWVKLFHFSVRDLPDIFVSTIGWTPVLVTEGGTVVFDLYDKKFYGDRELVRVKCHREDKPVCSGRCKIEGAIEGLAEYAVMVYDETLLSV